The Diaphorobacter ruginosibacter genome contains a region encoding:
- a CDS encoding roadblock/LC7 domain-containing protein, with translation MMSKASTVVPPMIAATGRQILQEIFGPFSEVQTALLSTPDGFVIATHGAQPHGDGAQMAAMAGSMMAMARAVASEIGHADTRRLTFETNDGTAIFQNVPSDFPCILCLVVSKDGVLGRALWAVSEASAQMASRLHL, from the coding sequence ATGATGAGCAAGGCCTCCACCGTGGTCCCTCCGATGATTGCCGCGACCGGGCGGCAGATTCTTCAGGAAATCTTCGGTCCGTTTTCCGAGGTGCAGACGGCGTTGCTGTCCACGCCTGACGGCTTCGTGATCGCCACCCATGGCGCGCAGCCCCATGGCGATGGTGCGCAGATGGCCGCCATGGCCGGGTCGATGATGGCCATGGCCCGTGCGGTCGCCAGTGAGATCGGACATGCGGACACCCGTCGACTGACGTTTGAAACCAACGATGGCACAGCGATCTTCCAGAACGTCCCCAGTGACTTTCCTTGCATACTGTGTCTTGTTGTAAGCAAGGACGGAGTGTTGGGAAGGGCTCTGTGGGCGGTCAGTGAGGCAAGTGCGCAAATGGCCTCGCGTTTGCACCTTTGA
- a CDS encoding AEC family transporter — protein sequence MLSVFSVTFPFFALVLCGFLATRGRVLPLTAIGGLNTFVLYFALPCMLYRFGANTPIAQLLDPVVAGIYLLCGLLLVGTTIALTRRGAIGWNDAAFGALVVAFPNTGFMGVPLLVALLGEQSAGPVILTMAIDMIITTSLCIALSRLDGADAHGVTVALGKAFRGMATNPMPWSIALGAVASAAGWQLPVPVDKTIAMLAAAASPVALFTIGAVLARSQMNEHETVAPGQYLPLALAKLLVHPLLIWLACQAARLLGAEISPYTQTVLVLLAALPSASNVALLVERFGAHGGRIARIILVSTTLAFVTFSGAVMLFHG from the coding sequence GTGCTGTCCGTCTTCTCCGTCACCTTTCCCTTCTTCGCGCTGGTGCTCTGCGGCTTCCTGGCCACGCGGGGCAGGGTGCTGCCGCTCACGGCCATCGGGGGACTCAACACGTTCGTGCTGTACTTTGCGCTGCCGTGCATGCTGTACCGCTTTGGTGCCAACACGCCCATCGCGCAGTTGCTCGACCCGGTGGTCGCGGGTATCTACCTGCTGTGCGGCCTGCTGCTGGTGGGGACGACCATTGCCCTGACCCGCCGCGGAGCGATCGGCTGGAACGACGCCGCCTTCGGCGCGCTCGTCGTGGCCTTTCCGAACACTGGTTTCATGGGCGTGCCGTTGCTGGTGGCGCTGCTGGGCGAGCAGAGCGCCGGCCCCGTCATCCTCACGATGGCGATCGACATGATCATCACGACGTCGCTGTGCATTGCACTGTCCCGGCTCGACGGTGCGGATGCCCATGGCGTGACGGTCGCGCTGGGCAAGGCATTTCGCGGCATGGCGACCAACCCGATGCCATGGTCCATCGCCCTCGGCGCCGTGGCTTCGGCGGCGGGCTGGCAATTGCCGGTGCCCGTGGACAAGACCATCGCCATGCTGGCCGCAGCGGCCTCGCCGGTGGCGCTGTTCACCATCGGGGCCGTGCTGGCGCGCTCGCAGATGAACGAGCATGAAACTGTGGCACCCGGCCAGTACCTGCCGCTGGCGCTGGCCAAACTGCTGGTCCACCCGCTGCTGATCTGGCTGGCCTGCCAGGCCGCGCGGCTGCTCGGGGCGGAGATCTCGCCCTACACGCAGACGGTGCTGGTCCTGCTGGCTGCGCTCCCGAGCGCCAGCAATGTGGCTTTGCTGGTGGAGCGCTTCGGCGCACACGGCGGCCGGATCGCGCGGATCATCCTTGTGTCCACCACCCTGGCCTTCGTGACGTTTTCAGGCGCGGTGATGTTGTTTCACGGCTGA
- a CDS encoding type II asparaginase yields the protein MQKQAFLRKTVAAAAVAASLLGGLASVPTLSFAQDASAAAKAAADATAKAAKPNVVVLATGGTIAGAGASSVNSATYAAAKVPVDKLLAGLPELSNYANVKGEQVFQIASESFTNDNLVTLAKRVSQLVKQPDVDGIVVTHGTDTLAETAYFLSLTVHTDKPIVVIGSMRPGTALSADGALNLVDAVSVAGSQDAKGKGVFVTMNDEIQTARDVNKDVNIKTGAFQSQWGPLGMVVEGKNYWFRAPVKRHTNQSEFNIDSIDKLPQVDIVYAYGNVQPTAVNALVDSGAKAIIHAGTGNGSVADRMVKPLQDARGKGVLIVRASRVPYGFVLRNAEQPDDKYDWVVAHDMRPEKARILTMLALTKGAASTKDLQRMFWEY from the coding sequence ATCCAAAAACAAGCGTTTCTTCGCAAGACCGTGGCCGCTGCGGCCGTTGCCGCCTCCCTGCTGGGCGGACTCGCCAGCGTTCCCACACTGAGCTTTGCCCAGGATGCATCCGCCGCGGCCAAGGCCGCCGCCGACGCCACCGCCAAGGCGGCCAAGCCCAACGTCGTGGTGCTGGCCACGGGCGGCACCATTGCCGGCGCCGGCGCTTCGTCGGTCAACAGCGCAACCTATGCCGCGGCCAAGGTGCCGGTGGACAAGCTGCTGGCAGGCCTGCCCGAGCTGAGCAACTACGCCAATGTGAAGGGCGAGCAGGTCTTCCAGATCGCCTCCGAGAGCTTCACGAACGACAACCTCGTCACCCTGGCCAAGCGCGTGTCGCAGCTGGTCAAGCAGCCGGACGTGGATGGCATCGTCGTGACGCACGGCACCGATACCCTGGCCGAGACCGCCTACTTCCTGAGCCTGACGGTGCACACCGACAAGCCCATCGTGGTGATCGGCTCCATGCGCCCCGGCACGGCCCTGTCGGCCGACGGCGCGCTGAACCTCGTCGATGCCGTGAGCGTCGCGGGCTCGCAGGATGCCAAGGGCAAGGGCGTGTTCGTCACCATGAACGATGAAATCCAGACCGCCCGCGACGTGAACAAGGATGTGAACATCAAGACCGGGGCCTTCCAGAGCCAGTGGGGCCCGCTCGGCATGGTGGTGGAAGGCAAGAACTACTGGTTCCGCGCGCCCGTGAAGCGCCACACCAACCAGTCCGAATTCAACATCGACAGCATCGACAAGCTGCCCCAGGTGGACATCGTCTACGCCTACGGCAACGTGCAGCCGACGGCTGTGAATGCCCTGGTCGATTCGGGCGCGAAGGCCATCATCCACGCGGGCACGGGCAATGGCTCCGTGGCCGACCGCATGGTCAAGCCGCTGCAGGATGCACGCGGCAAGGGCGTGCTGATCGTGCGCGCATCGCGGGTGCCGTATGGTTTCGTGCTTCGCAATGCCGAGCAGCCGGATGACAAGTACGACTGGGTGGTCGCGCACGACATGCGTCCCGAGAAGGCGCGTATCCTGACGATGCTGGCGTTGACCAAGGGCGCTGCGAGCACGAAGGACCTGCAGCGCATGTTCTGGGAGTATTGA
- a CDS encoding M48 family metalloprotease, which translates to MDKKLVYPREKTLGTITLVLGIIVWILVVVGTLGTALIYLLFGFIGYLFAQSALIAWLRGTGARLSEEQLPQLYHQYLGCCEKLGIKEPPEAYLLQGDGLMNAFATRFLGRNFVIVLSDTVDAVQDLPDGVNFYFGHELGHIKQGHLTGHFWRAPVLWLPLIGAAYSRAREYTCDMHGAACCTSPEVAARAMAVLAVGAQKWRSVNLVSYARQTLANRGFFPSLHELISGYPWLTKRVARILNPDIKMPGRNPFAYVLALFVPFAGRAGGAAGFVILMMMVAAIGVLAAVGMPAYQEYKTRTELTGYWNDAAGARNALGAYYQSREEVPDTLQDAGVRGDLAQRFEYDSSNMSLSIDTRLGTFTMLPSEVDGRVQWHCDGDTRRMKKALPLTCRGEDDSAD; encoded by the coding sequence ATGGACAAGAAACTGGTTTATCCGCGCGAGAAAACCTTGGGAACAATCACGCTGGTGCTGGGCATCATCGTCTGGATCCTGGTGGTGGTGGGCACCCTGGGCACGGCGCTCATCTACCTGCTCTTCGGCTTCATCGGCTACCTGTTCGCGCAATCGGCACTGATTGCCTGGCTGCGCGGCACGGGCGCGCGACTGTCAGAGGAACAACTGCCGCAGCTCTATCACCAATACCTGGGCTGCTGCGAGAAGCTCGGCATCAAGGAGCCGCCCGAAGCGTACCTGCTTCAAGGCGACGGCCTGATGAATGCATTCGCCACACGCTTTCTCGGCCGCAATTTCGTGATCGTGCTCTCCGATACGGTGGACGCGGTGCAGGACCTGCCCGACGGCGTGAATTTCTACTTCGGGCATGAGCTCGGCCACATCAAGCAGGGCCACCTCACGGGGCATTTCTGGCGCGCTCCGGTGCTCTGGCTGCCGCTGATCGGCGCGGCCTACTCCCGTGCGCGGGAGTACACCTGCGACATGCATGGCGCGGCCTGCTGCACCAGCCCCGAGGTGGCCGCGCGCGCGATGGCCGTCCTGGCCGTGGGTGCCCAGAAATGGCGCTCGGTGAATCTCGTGAGCTATGCACGCCAGACGCTCGCAAACCGTGGATTCTTCCCCAGCCTGCATGAGCTGATCAGTGGCTATCCATGGCTGACCAAGCGGGTCGCGCGCATTCTCAATCCAGACATCAAGATGCCGGGGCGCAACCCGTTTGCCTATGTGCTGGCGCTGTTCGTTCCGTTCGCGGGCCGGGCGGGAGGCGCGGCCGGTTTCGTGATCTTGATGATGATGGTTGCGGCGATCGGTGTTCTCGCTGCCGTGGGCATGCCCGCCTACCAGGAGTACAAGACGCGCACCGAGCTGACCGGCTACTGGAACGACGCGGCGGGCGCACGCAACGCGCTGGGTGCGTACTACCAATCGAGGGAAGAGGTGCCCGACACCCTGCAGGACGCAGGCGTGCGAGGCGACCTGGCCCAGCGTTTCGAGTACGACTCGAGCAACATGAGCCTGAGCATCGACACCAGGCTGGGCACATTCACGATGCTGCCGTCCGAGGTGGATGGACGGGTGCAGTGGCATTGCGACGGCGACACGCGCCGCATGAAGAAGGCGCTGCCTCTCACCTGCCGCGGCGAGGACGATTCGGCGGATTGA
- the priA gene encoding replication restart helicase PriA, translating to MTLETAVTSPQDTFPTARHRLWVAVATPAHSNVGEPLTYLCDHELSPGTLVRVPLGRREVLGVVWDAPEEGEPPMPEGVKARAITGVLEGVAPLSASWRRLAAFTARYYQRALGEVALAALPPQLRDLTPEQMARRVKRSTKAAGAVAADAAALPHEHSVTLSAEQLHATAQIAGESGPFLLYGSTGSGKTEVYLHSVQQALAASPSAQALVMVPEINLTPQLEERFLQRFAPIYGAAAVVSMHSGMTPAQRLKSWLAAHTGEARIVLGTRMAVFASMPHLALIVVDEEHDASYKQQEGARYSARDLAVWRAREQHAKVILGSATPSLETWHASRPPTPEDPQGGRYLRLNMPSRIGSAELPRVRIVDMGQQPRAAVFSPPLLQAITERVERGEQCLVLLNRRGFAPVLHCKECGWKSDCPHCSAHQVFHKIDRTLRCHHCGFTQRVPHACPACGNVDIAPIGRGTEQLEEQLAALLRNVITPERRAARVARIDADTTKAKGALEEQLAAVHNGEIDVLVGTQMVAKGHDFRRITLVAAVQPDGALFSSDFRAPERLFALLMQAAGRAGRDAQYIASQGGEPPEMWIQTWHPEHSLYMALRQHDYPRFASEQLQERADAGMPPFAHQALVRADARTQEAAQAFLKAVSSAAHEAQLPGLAHVYLFPPVPMAVQRIANVERAQMLVESTHRGALQHFLAAWQGVLHAERAHHKAVIRWLVDVDPQGI from the coding sequence ATGACCCTCGAGACAGCAGTTACCTCCCCCCAGGACACATTTCCGACCGCACGGCACCGGCTGTGGGTGGCCGTGGCCACGCCCGCGCACAGCAATGTGGGCGAGCCGCTCACCTATCTCTGCGACCATGAACTGTCCCCCGGCACGCTGGTGCGCGTGCCTCTCGGACGGCGCGAGGTGCTGGGCGTGGTCTGGGATGCCCCCGAAGAAGGCGAGCCCCCGATGCCTGAGGGCGTGAAGGCCCGCGCGATCACCGGCGTGCTGGAGGGTGTGGCCCCCTTGAGCGCCAGTTGGCGCCGGCTGGCTGCATTCACCGCGCGCTACTACCAGCGCGCACTCGGAGAGGTAGCCCTCGCCGCCCTGCCCCCGCAACTGCGCGATCTCACCCCCGAGCAGATGGCGCGGCGCGTCAAGCGATCCACCAAGGCCGCCGGGGCCGTTGCAGCGGACGCAGCGGCCCTCCCCCACGAACACTCCGTGACGCTATCTGCGGAGCAACTGCACGCGACCGCGCAGATCGCTGGCGAGTCCGGCCCCTTCCTGCTGTATGGATCAACGGGCAGCGGCAAGACCGAGGTGTACCTGCACAGCGTGCAGCAGGCACTGGCAGCCTCCCCCAGCGCACAGGCGCTCGTGATGGTGCCGGAGATCAACCTCACGCCACAGCTCGAGGAGCGCTTTCTCCAGCGCTTCGCACCGATCTATGGCGCTGCGGCCGTGGTCTCCATGCACAGCGGCATGACCCCGGCACAGCGTCTCAAGAGCTGGCTCGCCGCGCACACCGGCGAGGCGCGCATCGTGCTGGGTACGCGCATGGCGGTGTTCGCGAGCATGCCGCACCTCGCGCTCATCGTGGTAGACGAAGAACACGATGCCAGCTACAAGCAGCAGGAAGGCGCCCGCTACTCGGCCCGCGACCTGGCTGTGTGGCGCGCGCGCGAGCAGCATGCCAAGGTGATCCTGGGAAGCGCCACGCCGTCCCTGGAGACCTGGCATGCGAGCCGTCCTCCGACCCCCGAAGACCCGCAGGGCGGGCGCTATCTGCGGCTGAACATGCCGAGCCGCATCGGCTCCGCAGAACTCCCGCGCGTACGGATCGTCGACATGGGCCAGCAGCCCCGTGCCGCGGTGTTTTCACCGCCACTGCTGCAGGCGATCACCGAGCGCGTGGAACGCGGCGAGCAATGCCTGGTGCTGCTCAACCGGCGCGGCTTCGCGCCCGTGCTGCACTGCAAGGAATGTGGCTGGAAGAGCGATTGCCCGCACTGCAGCGCGCACCAGGTGTTCCATAAGATCGACCGCACGCTGCGCTGCCACCATTGCGGCTTCACGCAGCGCGTTCCGCACGCCTGCCCCGCTTGCGGCAATGTGGACATCGCGCCGATTGGTCGCGGCACCGAGCAGCTGGAAGAGCAGCTGGCCGCGCTGCTTCGCAACGTGATCACGCCGGAGCGCCGCGCCGCGCGCGTGGCACGCATCGATGCCGACACCACCAAGGCCAAGGGAGCACTCGAGGAGCAGTTGGCCGCCGTGCACAACGGCGAGATCGACGTGCTGGTCGGCACGCAGATGGTCGCCAAGGGGCACGATTTCCGTCGCATCACGCTGGTGGCCGCCGTGCAACCGGATGGAGCGCTGTTCAGCAGCGACTTCCGCGCCCCTGAACGCCTGTTCGCGCTGCTGATGCAGGCCGCGGGCCGCGCGGGGCGCGATGCGCAATACATCGCGAGCCAGGGCGGGGAGCCGCCCGAGATGTGGATCCAGACCTGGCACCCCGAGCATTCGCTGTACATGGCGCTTCGCCAGCATGACTATCCGCGCTTTGCATCGGAGCAGTTGCAGGAGCGGGCGGACGCCGGCATGCCGCCCTTCGCCCACCAAGCCCTGGTGCGCGCCGATGCGCGTACGCAGGAGGCCGCTCAGGCGTTCCTGAAGGCGGTGAGCAGCGCGGCGCACGAGGCACAGCTGCCGGGCCTTGCGCACGTGTACCTGTTCCCGCCGGTGCCGATGGCGGTGCAGCGCATCGCGAATGTCGAGCGTGCGCAGATGCTGGTGGAGAGCACGCACCGCGGCGCGCTGCAGCATTTCCTCGCGGCCTGGCAGGGCGTGCTGCATGCGGAGCGCGCGCACCACAAGGCGGTGATCCGCTGGTTGGTGGACGTCGATCCGCAGGGAATCTGA
- the hemE gene encoding uroporphyrinogen decarboxylase — protein sequence MSFPTLSNDQFLRACRRQATDYTPLWLMRQAGRYLPEYKATRAKAGSFMGLATNVDYATEVTLQPLERFPLDAAILFSDILTVPDAMGLGLSFAEGEGPRFAKVVRDEAAVAELAVPDMDKLRYVFDAVTSIRRALDGRVPLIGFSGSPWTLACYMVEGKGSDDYRLVKSLMYSRPDLMHRILAVNADSVAAYLNAQIDAGAQAVMIFDSWGGVLADGAFQEFSLAYTRRVLGQLKRTGVDGTDVPRIVFTKGGGIWLDDMKPLDCEVLGLDWTANLGKARAIVGDSKALQGNIDPNVLFAPPAQIAAQVKSVLESFGTPHLDPHTTGPTHIFNLGHGISQFTPPEHVAALVEAVHSQSRAMRGATAAKVSA from the coding sequence ATGAGCTTCCCAACCCTCTCCAACGACCAGTTTCTGCGTGCCTGCCGTCGCCAGGCCACCGACTACACACCTTTGTGGCTGATGCGCCAGGCTGGCCGCTATCTGCCGGAGTACAAGGCCACGCGCGCCAAGGCGGGCAGCTTCATGGGCCTGGCGACGAATGTGGACTACGCCACCGAGGTCACGCTGCAGCCGCTCGAGCGCTTTCCCCTCGACGCGGCGATCCTGTTCTCGGACATCCTCACCGTGCCGGATGCCATGGGCCTGGGGCTGTCGTTTGCCGAGGGCGAGGGCCCGCGGTTTGCGAAAGTGGTGCGCGACGAAGCGGCCGTGGCGGAACTCGCCGTACCCGACATGGACAAGCTGCGCTATGTATTCGACGCCGTCACCAGCATCCGCCGGGCGCTGGATGGCCGTGTGCCACTGATCGGCTTCTCCGGAAGCCCCTGGACGCTCGCCTGCTACATGGTCGAGGGCAAGGGCAGCGACGACTACCGCCTCGTCAAGTCGCTGATGTATTCGCGTCCCGACCTGATGCACCGCATCCTCGCGGTGAACGCCGACAGCGTGGCCGCGTACCTGAATGCGCAGATCGATGCCGGCGCCCAGGCCGTGATGATCTTCGACAGCTGGGGCGGCGTGCTCGCCGACGGCGCATTCCAGGAATTCAGCCTCGCCTACACCCGGCGCGTGCTCGGACAGCTCAAGCGCACGGGCGTGGACGGCACGGATGTACCGCGCATCGTGTTCACCAAGGGCGGCGGCATCTGGCTCGATGACATGAAACCGCTCGATTGCGAAGTGCTGGGCCTCGACTGGACCGCCAACCTCGGCAAGGCACGCGCCATCGTCGGGGACAGCAAGGCACTACAGGGCAACATCGACCCGAACGTGCTGTTCGCTCCGCCCGCCCAGATCGCCGCGCAGGTGAAATCGGTGCTGGAGAGCTTCGGCACGCCACATCTCGACCCCCACACCACCGGCCCGACGCACATCTTCAACCTCGGCCACGGTATCAGCCAGTTCACGCCGCCCGAGCACGTGGCCGCGCTGGTGGAAGCCGTTCACAGCCAGTCACGCGCCATGCGAGGTGCAACTGCAGCAAAGGTTTCTGCCTGA
- a CDS encoding O-acetylhomoserine aminocarboxypropyltransferase/cysteine synthase family protein, with translation MTDSTRPSGDRHFGFGTRAIHAGAQPDPVTGARATPIHQTTSFVFDDAEHASSLFNLQTFGNVYSRISNPTVAVFEERIASLENGRAAMACASGMAAQMAALLAILKNGDHIVAASTLYGGTVGQLGVGFSRMGIETTFVDPSDPENFARAMRPNTRAVYGETIGNPLVNVLDIAAIAEVAHAHGVPLVIDNTVASPYLCNPLALGADIVVHSATKYIGGHGTTMGGVIVEGGRFPWDNGRFPEMVEPSRAYHGVKFYETFGDFGYTMKARMEVNRTFGGVLSPMNAWQLLQGAETLHLRMREHCRNALAIARHLERHPLVAWVNYPGLESSPYFDLAKKQFRSVDGLPGASGILTFGVKGGAAAGEKFIDACEFLSHLANIGDAKSLVIHPASTTHRQLTEDELAKAGVSPDMVRLSVGIEDLDDILWDIDQALARSQR, from the coding sequence ATGACAGATTCCACCCGCCCTTCCGGCGACCGCCATTTCGGCTTCGGCACTCGAGCCATCCACGCAGGTGCACAGCCCGACCCCGTGACCGGGGCGCGCGCCACGCCGATCCACCAGACCACCTCCTTCGTCTTCGACGACGCCGAACACGCCTCCAGCCTGTTCAACCTGCAGACCTTCGGCAACGTCTACAGCCGCATCAGCAATCCCACCGTGGCGGTGTTCGAGGAGCGCATCGCCAGCCTGGAGAACGGCCGCGCCGCCATGGCCTGCGCGAGCGGCATGGCCGCCCAGATGGCAGCGCTCCTGGCCATCCTGAAGAATGGCGACCACATCGTGGCCGCCTCCACGCTGTACGGCGGCACCGTGGGCCAGCTCGGCGTCGGCTTCTCGCGCATGGGGATCGAGACCACGTTCGTCGATCCGTCCGATCCGGAGAATTTCGCTCGCGCGATGCGCCCGAACACGCGGGCCGTGTATGGCGAAACCATCGGCAATCCGCTGGTCAACGTGCTCGACATCGCGGCCATCGCCGAGGTCGCGCATGCGCATGGCGTGCCGCTGGTGATCGACAACACCGTGGCCAGCCCGTACCTTTGCAACCCGCTCGCACTGGGTGCGGACATCGTCGTGCACAGCGCCACCAAGTACATCGGCGGCCACGGCACGACCATGGGCGGCGTGATCGTCGAAGGCGGCCGTTTCCCGTGGGACAACGGCCGCTTCCCCGAGATGGTGGAGCCGAGCCGTGCCTATCACGGCGTGAAGTTCTACGAGACCTTCGGAGACTTCGGCTACACGATGAAGGCCCGCATGGAGGTGAACCGCACCTTCGGCGGCGTGCTGTCGCCGATGAATGCATGGCAGTTGCTGCAGGGCGCGGAAACACTGCATCTGCGCATGCGCGAGCATTGCCGCAACGCGCTGGCGATCGCCAGGCATCTCGAGCGGCATCCACTGGTGGCGTGGGTCAACTACCCGGGCCTCGAGAGCTCTCCCTACTTCGATCTTGCGAAAAAGCAGTTCCGCAGCGTGGATGGATTGCCGGGCGCATCGGGCATCCTCACGTTCGGCGTGAAGGGCGGAGCGGCAGCCGGCGAGAAGTTCATCGACGCCTGCGAGTTCCTGAGCCACCTGGCGAACATCGGCGACGCCAAGTCGCTGGTGATCCACCCGGCTTCGACCACGCACCGCCAGCTCACCGAGGATGAGCTGGCCAAGGCCGGCGTCTCGCCCGACATGGTGCGCCTGTCCGTGGGCATCGAGGACCTGGACGATATCCTCTGGGACATCGACCAGGCGCTGGCGCGCTCGCAGCGCTGA
- a CDS encoding CoA-binding protein, protein MPLQTPDTVSTLRDVLSHCRTLAVVGLSPQWNRPSHFAAKYMQAHGYRIIPVNPLVARDGGDILGERAYASVTEAARAMKDQGVAIDMVDCFRKSEDIPPLAEEAIAVGAKCLWLQLGVFNEAAGMKAEAAGLQVIENRCVKIEHARLFGGLGWVGVNTRVISAKRLRQLPY, encoded by the coding sequence ATGCCTCTACAAACACCCGATACCGTCAGCACGCTGCGTGACGTTCTCTCGCACTGCCGTACCCTTGCCGTCGTGGGCCTGTCTCCGCAATGGAATCGCCCCAGCCACTTCGCCGCCAAATACATGCAGGCGCATGGCTACCGCATCATTCCCGTGAACCCGCTCGTGGCCCGGGATGGCGGAGACATCCTGGGCGAGAGGGCCTATGCCAGCGTCACGGAGGCTGCCCGGGCGATGAAAGACCAGGGTGTCGCAATCGACATGGTGGACTGCTTCCGCAAGAGCGAGGACATCCCGCCGCTGGCCGAAGAGGCTATCGCCGTCGGCGCGAAATGCCTGTGGCTGCAACTGGGCGTCTTCAACGAGGCTGCGGGCATGAAGGCCGAGGCCGCCGGCCTGCAGGTGATCGAGAACCGCTGCGTGAAGATCGAACATGCACGCCTGTTCGGCGGCCTCGGATGGGTGGGCGTGAACACGCGCGTCATCTCCGCCAAGCGCCTGCGCCAGCTGCCCTATTGA
- a CDS encoding GGDEF domain-containing protein, which yields MTAPVTDLPNTFGMIAIAAWTASWVLWVLGRQYVRQGMPLAIASTALLGLSYLGLALHGTLEWAGQQVFSRVMASAALAAFTIALQRFRQSREWQRDSATVLIPLLGSLALAALFLPKDPSAFHRMHAVIAALQTAYTLVVLAGMRSNTPGPGWVLVTVATTAQLLALLPLILLHDRPSAAFEQHGLPGSTPVWWVVVGLLLYLALAGTSIGFLVMQRDREAANAPQRAELDPLTQLPRRTAWLRTLGRAADAARSDNKPVAVMLIDIDHFRRFNGRHGHLLGDQAIRSLADVLKQQSRGRDVVARFGGDAFILVLPSTNSDEALTMAQRLVRAIRNLPILPTGGERLGVTVSIGIHSCIPAKGEGCAPLVAAAEAALRKAKSTGRDRVVLSAPPPLATGV from the coding sequence ATGACCGCCCCAGTTACTGACCTTCCGAACACGTTCGGCATGATCGCGATCGCCGCCTGGACCGCCTCGTGGGTGCTCTGGGTGCTGGGTCGCCAGTACGTGCGCCAGGGCATGCCGCTTGCCATCGCCAGCACCGCGCTGCTCGGGCTCTCGTACCTGGGGCTCGCATTGCACGGCACGCTGGAATGGGCGGGACAGCAGGTGTTTTCAAGGGTCATGGCGAGCGCGGCACTCGCCGCCTTCACCATCGCGCTGCAGCGGTTCAGGCAGAGCCGCGAGTGGCAGCGCGACAGCGCCACCGTGCTGATTCCGCTGCTGGGCTCCCTGGCCCTGGCTGCACTGTTCCTGCCGAAGGATCCGAGCGCATTCCACCGCATGCACGCCGTCATCGCCGCGCTGCAGACGGCCTACACGCTCGTGGTGCTTGCCGGAATGCGCTCGAATACGCCGGGCCCTGGATGGGTGCTGGTCACCGTCGCCACCACCGCGCAGCTGCTGGCCCTGCTGCCGCTCATCCTGCTTCACGACCGCCCCTCCGCCGCCTTCGAGCAACATGGGCTGCCCGGAAGCACCCCGGTGTGGTGGGTCGTCGTGGGCCTGCTCCTCTATCTTGCGCTGGCGGGAACCTCCATCGGATTCCTGGTCATGCAGCGCGACCGCGAGGCCGCAAACGCCCCGCAGCGGGCCGAACTCGATCCGCTCACGCAGTTGCCCCGACGCACCGCGTGGCTGCGCACGCTGGGGCGTGCCGCCGATGCGGCGCGCAGCGACAACAAGCCCGTCGCGGTGATGCTGATCGACATTGATCACTTCAGGCGCTTCAACGGAAGGCATGGCCATCTGCTGGGCGACCAGGCGATCCGCTCGCTCGCCGATGTTCTCAAGCAGCAGTCGCGCGGCAGGGACGTGGTGGCCCGCTTCGGTGGCGATGCCTTCATCCTGGTGTTGCCGTCCACCAATTCGGACGAGGCACTGACCATGGCCCAGCGCCTCGTCCGCGCCATCCGCAACCTGCCCATCCTGCCGACCGGCGGCGAACGGCTCGGCGTCACGGTCAGCATCGGCATCCACAGCTGCATTCCCGCCAAGGGCGAGGGCTGCGCCCCGCTGGTCGCGGCAGCGGAAGCCGCACTGCGCAAGGCCAAGAGCACCGGTCGCGACCGCGTAGTGCTCTCCGCCCCGCCGCCCCTCGCAACCGGCGTGTAG